The window TGTTTTTATTTCCAAACATTTTAAAGTTTATAAACACctttctaaaattcatgaaagttTTAAAAATTCCTGATTTTTCAAATATAGAAAAATTCTGATATTTGGAAAGACTTTTAATAATTATTGAATTATAAAAATTCAAAGGGAAAaataaaataagaagaaaaaagaagaatgaaAAGTAGAAAAAATAATGATAAAAAACCCTAGGCAAAAACGAAAAACTGAAATGAGAAGAGGAAAAAGAAAATTGATTGGAGAAACCGTAGAAAAGCAAAACTGAAAAGGGAACGGGAAGCTGAAAAGAACCAAGACTAGACAAAGCAAGCAACATTAATAAAAAGTGGGCTAGATGGGCTGGGCAACCCATTCAACTAACCGAGCACATACAACCCAACAATAAGGACCTCGTTCTGCTCCCGTCTCCGAAAAAGAAACCCTTTGCTCGCAAAGAGAGCATATTGGGGGCGATCTAGAGAGGAATAGATCATGGATGCGGTGTCTGTTCCACTTCCACCTCGCCAGAGCAGCAAGCCATCCCCACTCTATCCACTCGGAGATGGAGGTGGAGGCAAACCGATGCTTCCTCCGCGAGGCACATGCGGAGAACGACGTCCTCTTCACAGACATGGAGTCCAAGAGAAGTCAAAGGAGCGGGCGGCAACCAAGGACCAGGAGGTTGGTCCGTCCGGCACTGTCGACGCGGATGTCATCCACTACATAGGGTAGTCATGCTAGAGGTATCAAATTTGAGGTATGTGATTGCACCGCACGCAAAGTGAAGGGTGACCTGCCTCTCTCCCCGGATGCGTCCACAGACGTACAAGGGATCAAATTTGTCATATGCTCTTAGTCCCTTTTTCTTTATTCTAAAAATTTGATCTTTTTTCTATTGTatgaagaaaagagaaagaagttTCGTAGAGATAGGTGTGGTGAAATCCTTTAACTCTCAAAACAAAAGTTGTTTTTGTGTAGTGATCTCTGGTCATAGATATCTTGAGGCAACCTATACCCCACAGTGGTATTAGTGGCGGATCTAGGTAGAAACTGTTGCGGGGGCCCAAGGGTAAAACAAGTATTTGAGTGTGTAAAATGCTAAAAAAAATCTTATGTAAGCCCTCCCATAAAATTTTTCTTGGTGGACCTAGCAGCAAACAAGCCCTCTAACTGCAACAGTTAATGTGGTTCCAGGCGACCCCTGATCCTAGACTTTTCATTTTGTGGGAGCTTAAGTTCTAGGGGATAATAAATTGGATCTGAGTGACAAACTTCGACTTGTGTGATAGACACTGAAACTATCCGATTTTGTATTCACTTTTTTATGTGAGTTCGTTTGTGCTAGCAGTAACATTGCATTACACTCTTTCTGTTTTGACCGATTTGAGTTTTTTTTTGGGAGGGAATTTGACCGATTTGAGTGGAATGtatcgaaatcactagttaaggagtgCTCGTTACAAAGATCACTTCCATCTccccaggttgtgacaagtggcatgctgcatgtgcgccacttgtcgcaatctgagagttttccctttttccgtagattcgtttattcaaaacgttttatcgcttaaatcgtgcgtccaaagctcgaaccgttttcactgttagattcctcgcgtcgagatcttcaaaactaaatcacatgttgataggttttgacaaactttttttcacTAAAAAAATCGGACAAAAAAACCGAATcgggagcacggtttttttcccttgaaaaaggcacgcccgtgcctctcgcgaaatcataaccatgactctcgcggaagcaaaaccgtgcctctcgtgaaaggaaaaagaaagaaaacacatttttttgtttccgaggaggcatggccgtgcctcttgtGAAAGCACAATCATGCCTCCcgtgaaagaaaataaataaatagaaaacatGTTCTTTTTTGTTTTCGAGAGGCGAAAGAAAAATGATGCCTCTCTCGAAAGGAAAGTAATAAtataaaaacatattttttgttccgtttccgagaggcacggccgcgaaagcacaaccgtgcctctctcggaagaaaaaaaaaacccaaaaaacacgtattttttccgtttccaagaggcacggccgtgactcccgCGGAAGCAAAAGCGTGCCCtcacgcggaagcaaaaccatgactcttgtgaaagaaaaaaaagaaaatgcatTTTTTCGCGTAAAATTTTTTGGTCCAAAAGGTAaagaagaccggtggaaaaccgtAACGTCgaaaaaacccgtttaaaaagccaaaaatGCGTGTGAAAATAATAATCCGGAGGAAGCGCCCAGAGCGTGACACGTGACgggtggctgagagcgcgccacgtGGAGGGTGGTTGAGAGCGCGCCAAACTGCGTGCAAAGCGGATGGCATGCTTATTCTTCTTGGGCCAAGACCAAATGGGCCGCGTAAAATTTTCTCAAGCGGAAAGGAAATAATAGTTCAGTGTGGAGTATATCTGACCATGGgctgggccgggccgggcttgggccgggcctgaaaaagcccacggcagaaaactgaggcccaggccctaTCACtaggcctacttttcaagcccaagcccagcCCATCTGGTAAAAAAGCCctaaaaagcccttagggcttagggccgtgggccgggcctcttccttaaaatgccaatatgccaagcccaagcccatCCAGGCCCTactggtgggctcaaaactcaggcctAAGCCCGGCCCATGGGCAAGCCCATCAGGCCTAGGCCCTGGAGtttagggccgggcctgggtgggccgacagggccgggcctgagatggccaggactagcGTGGAgtatccctcaaaaaaaaaaggttCAGTGTGGAGCTCTCTGCTCCGTCAGTCgatccccacccacccacccagatcggAGCTTCTTCTCCATCCCCGGCCTCCCgccgtccgtcgccgtcgccggccggGGCGGTGGGCTATCCTGTTCTGTCATGGCGCCGGAGACGAGGAGCGGGAGGGCGAGNNNNNNNNNNNNNNNNNNNNNNNNNNNNNNNNNNNNNNNNNNNNNNNNNNNNNNNNNNNNNNNNNNNNNNNNNNNNNNNNNNNNNNNNNNNNNNNNNNNNNNNNNNNNNNNNNNNNNNNNNNNNNNNNNNNNNNNNNNNNNNNNNNNNNNNNNNNNNNNNNNNNNNNNNNNNNNNNNNNNNNNNNNNNNNNNNNNNNNNNNNNNNNNNNNNNNNNNNNNNNNNNNNNNNNNGGAGATGAAATTAATTATTTTATCTCCTACTCCGGTGATGCTTCTTTTATTTGTTCTTCAAGTATGATATATGTATCCTTCTGATTTCAAGAAATGACCAAAAGTGATTTATCACTATTTCATTTCCCAGAAAATCTCTTACAGTTAGATTATTTGCATTCTGATTTGGTACCTCTGCTTGAAGCTGCAGATAAGTCTTCAAATAAAGATATGGATACGATAACTCTTACTTGGTAGCATTTTCAAAACAAAAAAGAGTCTTACTTGGTAGCCTACTACAGAAACTAGATAAATCATTATAGCCATCAGAGCTAGTGCAACACCTGCAGAGCTTTTTCATATGGTTATAATAAGCCAGCCGTAGATAATAACCCAAGAGCAACCCAGTCCCATAAAAGGAAGGGACATTTTTATGCATGGATGGAACTTCTGATGCGTATTGTAAGTATCAAAGAGGTATTGAGGAGGTTTCAATTTCTCTCGCAATGTGGCTTGTAGCACCAATGAGGGGTCATATGTAATTATGTATGGATGAATATGTAGTGGCATTTATGGCATTAAGTCAAGCCCTTGTGTCAGACAGGATTTGCTGGGCATGTAAGGTCGACTGGTCTGTGCTTTCTCTAAGATTGAGAACGTGGACCATAGATTTTCTTTAAGCTGTCAAATTTTCATGATCTATATTCAGAAGTGTATGTTCTACTGAAATGCCCAATTGATGGTGTTTCTACAGGTCAGGTTAATGAGGATGCTGGGAGCAGATTCCTGCATTTGGCAAGTTCGGCACAAAATGATGTTATGCAGTTAAAGGCGGTgaccggagaggacgagggaggcacgCCCATCCAAGACCCCGTTGTCGTCGTTCCGCGGATGACGAGAAGGAGGGCGAGGGAGGCATGCCCGTCGGAGACTGCGTTGCCATCGTTGCAGCGCACTCGACTCACACGCGGCGGAACCAGGGGGGAGGCGCCGACCAGTGGCCACTCCGGTAAGTGGAAGACTGTACTACCACCGTCCACCGTAAATCTTTTTAGTCCTGCATCGCATTGGTAGTAGTAATCACCAAATAGATTACCTAGAGACCTGTAGCTGTACAGTGATAGAGGTGTAGGCATAGTTGTCTGGGGTTACAGGGTGACAAAAAACCAACTCACatgtatgatatatatatatatccttctGAGTTAAAGATGACCCAAGCTCTTTTCTGGAAAATATCTTACTATTAGATTGTCTAGTTTGAGCTTATGTTCTACAGCTTGAAGCTGTAGATAAATCTTCGAATAAAGCTGTCAAATTGTCATGATATATTCAGAAGTATATGTTCTGCTGAAATGTCCAATTGATGGTGTTTCGACAGGTAAGGTTAATGAGGATGTCAAGAGCAGATTCCAGCATTTCGCAAGTTCAGTACAAAATGATATGCAGTTAAACAGAGCCATGGAGGCATCACTGGATTGTAAGTACCCCCTAATTGGTACTTTTGGTCAAAAGGGCTATCATAACTGCTGCTAGTTATTTCCTCATCAGTTATCCAGAAGAtagagggcaggcctggcgcagtggtgaagtcctccccacttgtgccaagaggtcctgggttcgaaccagcctctctgcattgcactttgtgtgggagcttctatgcactgggtctgtcctttagTTATCCAGAAGATCTCTTACAATGGGATTATCTAGTTCTTGATTAGGTCCCACTGCTTGAAGCTGTAGATAAATCTTCAAATAAAGATATGGACATGACAAGTCTTAGTAGCCTACTCTACTGAAACTAGATGGAATAACATCCTTATAGCCCAAAGTCCAACTGATTGCTATCTCTCCCAGCTGCGACACCTGCAGAGCATTATATGGACAAGCCATAGATAACCTAACAACAATCCAATCCCATAAAAGGTTTTTTTTTTAATTCTAGTTCATAGGTAATTAGTTCCTAGCAAATATCTAGTTCCTAGAAATTCTTAGTAATTATAAATTCATAGATATTTCTTAGTAATTCTATACCATTTTTATATGTAGTTACAGTTTATGTAGCTTAATTCTTTTATTTGACAATGTATAGATATGTCTGGAAACGACTATGCCGCAGCCTCTTCTTCGCGGATGATAAGCACGGGCGATGAAGCTGTAGAACCGTTGTCACGTCACGACGGTCCCAACACCTTGGGCACATACAAGGATGGGCAGGACAACTACACATCCACTGGTCATGATGAGCCCGGTACCGCCACAAATCCTGAAGACGCGACTCATCGCGACGAAGAGACCGGCCAAGGGGACCAGGCAGCTGGACAACCCAAAAGGCAACACAAGCCTAGGCGCCGAAACAAGCTTGGCACCAATAGGATTGTTATCAACCGAGTGTCTGAGGTGGGTCTACCTGTTAGTCCCAAGAAGGCCGAACAAGGTTACAGGAATGCCCTAGGCTGCATCCTTCGCGAAACCGTGAGCATAAATGAAACCAATCTCAGGTCGAAAGCGAACGAGAATTTGCGAGCGCTCCTCATATCGAAGCTGCACACTCATTACAAGTTCCCGGATGAGTCCCTAGACGAGACCACTCCGGTAAATAACAGAGCCCTCTGCAAGTGGTCCAAGCTTTTGAGTAGTTGGAAATCCAAGGCCAAAAGCGAATACCTTAAGAAAGATTACGAAACCGAGATAAAAAAGATCTGGCCATCGGTTTCCGAGGAGGACTGGAACCTGTTCAAGCAGCACTGTGAGACCCCTGAAGTCAAGGAGATGGAAAAATGGGGAAAGGATATGTGGGCTAAGAGCATTGGTAACCACACCCTTGGCAGCCGTGGTTACCCAGGGAAGAAGCCAAAGTGGGACAAGCAGGACACTGAGTTCGCTGCAGCAGGCAACTATCCTGTCATGGTGCCGGAGACGAGGAGTAGGATGGTGCACGCATCGGAGACCCCGTTGCCCTCGGCGCAGCGCCCTCGACTCACACGCGCTGGAAGCAGGGTGGATGCTCCGACCAGTGGCCGCTCCGGTAAGTACAAGACTCTCTAGTTCCACATCGGTACCTAACCGCCGAGTAGATTAACTAAGACTTGTAGCTGCGCAGTAATAGGGTTACAGAGTGCTGGAACAGGGGGGGAGTAATAAGGAGATTTATTTTTCTCCTACTTCAGCGACACTTTTTTGATTCGTTTTTAAGCTGGAAACCCAGTTCACATGTATGATATATCCTTCTGGTCTTTAGATGACCCAGGTGATTTACCAATCTTTTCCAGAAAAAATCCAGTCTCTTACAGTTAGATTGTCTAGTTTGTGATTAGGTCCCACTGCTTGAAGCTGTAGATAGTTCTTCGAATAAAGGTATGAATAATCCAAGAGCAATCCAATCCCATAAAAGGGGCATTTTTATACATGGTTGGAACTTCTGATGCGTATAGTAAAGTATCAAAGAGGTATTGAGGAAGTTACATATTTTCTGGCAGTGTGGTTAGTGGTGCTTATAGCATGAGGGAGTGGTCCTATGTATGAATATGTTTTGCTATGAGGGAGTGGTCCTATGTAAGTCAAGCCCTTGTGTCGGACAGAATTTGCTGGGCATGTAAGGTCGACTGGTCTGTGCTTTTTGTAAGTGATAGTTGCTCCCGAGTCTGTTGAAAACGTGGACTCCAGATTTTCTTTAAGCTGTCAAATTTTCATGATCTATATTCAGAAGTATATGTTCTACTGAAATGCCCAATTGATGGTGTTTCTACAGGTCAAGTTAATGAGGATGTTGGGAGCAGATTCCAGCATTTGGCAAGTTCAGTACAAAATGATGTTATGCAGTTAAAGGCGACgaccggagaggacgagggaggcgcGCACACCCAAGACCTCGTTGCCGTTGTTCCACCGATGacaaggaggagggcgagggaggcaTGCGCATCGGAGACCGCGTCGCCGTCGTTGCAGCGCACTCGACTCACGCGCGGCGGAAGCATGGGGGAGGCCCCGACCAGTGGCCGCTCCGGTAAGTGGAAGACTGTCCTACCACCGTAAATCTTTTTAGTCCCACATCGCATCGGTAGTAGTAGCTGTACAGTGATAGAGGTGTAGGCATAGATGTCCAGGGTTACAGGGTGACAAAAAACCAACTCACATGGAGGCATCACTGGATTGTAAGTCCNNNNNNNNNNNNNNNNNNNNNNNNNNNNNNNNNNNNNNNNNNNNNNNNNNNNNNNNNNNNNNNNNNNNNNNNNNNNNNNNNNNNNNNNNNNNNNNNNNNNNNNNNNNNNNNNNNNNNNNNNNNNNNNNNNNNNNNNNNNNNNNNNNNNNNNNNNNNNNNNNNNNNNNNNNNNNNNNNNNNNNNNNNNNNNNNNNNNNNNNNNNNNNNNNNNNNNNNNNNNNNNNNNNNNNNNNNNNNNNNNNNNNNNNNNNNNNNNNNNNNNNNNNNNNNNNNNNNNNNNNNNNNNNNNNNNNNNNNNNNNNNNNNNNNNNNNNNNNNNNNNNNNNNNNNNNNNNNNNNNNNNNNNNNNNNNNNNNNNNNNNNNNNNNNNNNNNNNNNNNNNNNNNNNNNNNNNNNNNNNNNNNNNNNNNNNNNNNNNNNNNNNNNNNNNNNNNNNNNNNNNNNNNNNNNNNNNNNNNNNNNNNNNNNNNNNNNNNNNNNNNNNNNNNNNNNNNNNNNNNNNNNNNNNNNNNNNNNNNNNNNNNNNNNNNNNNNNNNNNNAAGGGCCATCATAACTGCTGCTAGTTATTTACTCAGGAGTTATCCAGAAAATCTATTACAATGAGATTATCTAGTTCATGAGTAGGTCCCACTGCTTGAAGCTGTAGATGAATCTTCAACTAAAGATATGGACATGACAAGTCTTAGTAGCCTACTACTGAAACTAGATGGAATAACATCCTTACTGCCCAAAGCCCAACTGATTGCTATCTTTCCCAGCTGCGACACCTGCAGAGCATTATATGGTTAAGCCATTGATAACCCAAGGACAATTCAATCCGATAACAGGGGGATTTTTAGTTCTAGTTCCTAGCAAATATTTAGTTCTGAGAATTTTTCAGTAATTATAGATTCTATAGCATTTTTGTATGTAGTTACATTTTTTGTAGCTTAATTCTTTTATTTGACAATTTACAGATATGTCTGGAAACGACTCTGCCGCAGCCTCTTCTTCACGGACGATAAGCGCGGGCGATGAGGCTGTAGAACCATCCACTGTTCATGATGAGTCCGGCACCGCCACAAATCCTGAAGATGCGACCGATCGCGACGAAGGGACCAGCCAAGGGGACCAGGCAGCTGGACAACCTAAAAAGCAACGCAAACCTAGACGCCCAAACATGCTTGGCACCGATAGGATTGTTATCAACCGAGTGTCTGAGGCGGGTCTACCTCTTAGTCCCAAGAAGGCCGAACAAGGTTACAGTAATGGCCTAGGCTGCATCCTTCGCGAAACCGTGACCATTAATGAAACCAATCTCAGGTCGAAAGCGAACGAGAATTTGCGAGCACTCCTCCTATCGAAGTTGCACACTCATTACAAGTTCCCAGATGAGTCCCTAGACGAGACCACTCCGGTAAATAACAGAGCCCTCTGCAAGTGGACCAAGCTTTTGAGTAGTTGGAAATCCAAAGCCAAAAGCGAATACCTTGAGAAAGATTACGAAACTGAGATAAAAAAGAAGTGGCCTTCGGTTTCTGAGGAGGACTGGAACCTGTTCAAGCAGCACTGCGAGACCCCTGAAGTCAAGGAGATGGAAAAATGGGGGAAGGAAATGCGGGCAAGGAACATTGGTCACCACACCCTTGGAAGCCGTGGTTACCCAGGGAAGAAGCCGAAGTGGGACAAGCAGGACGCTGAGTTTGCTGCAGCGGGCATACCAAACCCCTTCAAGGAATTTGAAAACCCGCGTGAAAATGATTACATCAGGGGCCGGTGCAAATATGATGACGAGACTAAGACATGGGTCttggacgagaaaacggcgaaagtCAAGGAACTCCTGGTAATTGATTAACCTGCTTATTTTTTGTTATGGTAATTAAGTAGATTTCTTTCCGAGTAGTTACATTTCTAAACTGTCACCTCTGTATTGTATTGTAGAGCCAGTATCATGTGGA is drawn from Triticum dicoccoides isolate Atlit2015 ecotype Zavitan chromosome 4A, WEW_v2.0, whole genome shotgun sequence and contains these coding sequences:
- the LOC119284381 gene encoding uncharacterized protein LOC119284381, with protein sequence MEVEANRCFLREAHAENDVLFTDMESKRSQRSGRQPRTRRLIFFKLSNFHDLYSEVYVLLKCPIDGVSTGQVNEDAGSRFLHLASSAQNDVMQLKAVTGEDEGGTPIQDPVVVVPRMTRRRAREACPSETALPSLQRTRLTRGGTRGEAPTSGHSGKVNEDVKSRFQHFASSVQNDMQLNRAMEASLDYMSGNDYAAASSSRMISTGDEAVEPLSRHDGPNTLGTYKDGQDNYTSTGHDEPGTATNPEDATHRDEETGQGDQAAGQPKRQHKPRRRNKLGTNRIVINRVSEVGLPVSPKKAEQGYRNALGCILRETVSINETNLRSKANENLRALLISKLHTHYKFPDESLDETTPVNNRALCKWSKLLSSWKSKAKSEYLKKDYETEIKKIWPSVSEEDWNLFKQHCETPEVKEMEKWGKDMWAKSIGNHTLGSRGYPGKKPKWDKQDTEFAAAGNYPVMVPETRSRMVHASETPLPSAQRPRLTRAGSRVDAPTSGRSGQVNEDVGSRFQHLASSVQNDVMQLKATTGEDEGGAHTQDLVAVVPPMTRRRAREACASETASPSLQRTRLTRGGSMGEAPTSGRSDMSGNDSAAASSSRTISAGDEAVEPSTVHDESGTATNPEDATDRDEGTSQGDQAAGQPKKQRKPRRPNMLGTDRIVINRVSEAGLPLSPKKAEQGYSNGLGCILRETVTINETNLRSKANENLRALLLSKLHTHYKFPDESLDETTPVNNRALCKWTKLLSSWKSKAKSEYLEKDYETEIKKKWPSVSEEDWNLFKQHCETPEVKEMEKWGKEMRARNIGHHTLGSRGYPGKKPKWDKQDAEFAAAGIPNPFKEFENPRENDYIRGRCKYDDETKTWVLDEKTAKVKELLSQYHVESQSSQESECSARWDDPLNRSINVVLGKDPKTRPAYGRVNGVGINEKWDTHYPEDREVARQRRRAGRASFESRLAGMREELKEEMREEVEVKAKAMATAQVMEMWPDLIEAVKRSLASGQTAAPSSSVTLAPGNAVLEKDPRPHSGRSVPFMG